CTCAAATTCAAATTACTTTTGtctgaatttaaaatattttataaataatttttttaaatatttttatagttatataatcttattaataattacttcattaattattaaaaaatgaaatattaaaaagattaaaaatatataaataaataccaaTTATGTTTAATTGTTACATTCAActttatctcaatttaaaaataatcataatattttcTGGGAAATAAACGTCcgttttgttatttataatttttattttgagaattccaAAGCTTCGCAACAAACCGACTGCCTCGGTCCTTTCATAGCAGAGAGTTAATTCCGAAGGAAAAACAGCTTTACCAAAAGTCTAATCCGCTATCCCAATTTAGATATATCATGATTTTGTATAGTCCTCCAATCCAATTCTAACGAAAAGATTCGAGTAATGATTCAGGTTTGGATGGTTgcaaatttttctattttaaggaaaatgatagaattCAACCCTCCTAATACCTATTTATTACtcgttttttatttgattttttttaaatttttgttttacttaataattaaaaaagtgattattaataaaattatatatttctttaattttttcttagttgattaaaaaagttaaaaaaatacttaaaagaaaataataaaaaacaatagaaaacttcaaattctttattttaaaaccaACCAACTTGATCTCCATCCTAACGTTCTAGGCATCTCCACAAAACATTAGTCTTGCTGAGTGGGGATTAGGATTAGGCTTGGGTGGCTAGCCTCTGGAATCCGGCCCGCTTACCCTGGCAGCAGGGATAACTGTCAAAAAATCAGCTCATTATCGTGAACAGACGGGCAGGTTTCATTAagaattaagagaaatgatatttgtaatcgtaATTGTGTAAGTAATATGTAAtcgttttataaaaaataaattaatataagacttacatgaaaaaaaattattttataattttttttattcattctgtacaaccGTTTACATCCCACTTATATTTATCGATTGTATCTAGCAGAGCTGAAGAATTAAAACCAaatggatggatggaggacagaaGCCAGGTTGGGCTTTATTACACACACAtgtatccatatatatatatatatatattataaaaataaaatcctaaACCTAACTCTTGTCCCGGCTGTCgtctctcttttcctcctcctcattcacttcctatttttatttctcattctttttattttttgtttacttttttaaattcttacctAGGCACAGTGCTGTGAGGCAAAGATCCACGATGGTGGGTCTCTTGTGAGCCTTTACTCATGGCCTGGCCATGGATCTGCAATGAACATAGATGTTATGGTTAGTGGATCTATCGTGAGCACTATCCTCTTTTGTTTCAATCGAGAgcattttttgtttgatttggggCTTTCATCTTTGTCTAGGGTTGATTGACTTGATTTTGTGTGATTTATGCCTTGTCTAGATCTAAAAGTCAACTATCgacctatttttttttgtaaatctaGTAATTTTATGGGTAGTCAGACGGTACGATGTGCTACCCACCTGCCTAGCAGGCATATggagtaggggtgctacccgcaccgtatggtgcggggtagccccctccccgcacccgctccgcatggtgcgggggtggggttttcccatccgtcccccgcccccgcatcccCGGGgtggggtaccccgtcccgctgGGCAAGGTGCAGAGCGAATACCCGCCCCGCCCCGCCTTATTTTCcctttaaaaaattactattttttttatatttaaaaataatttctaaattcaaaagtgattaaaaatatatttttagatccaaattgtaaacttaaattttataaatatgactataatttaaaaattatgtaatttttaaatttgctagtgcatattttatataagttgtagtgtagtagttttaaactatataatttttaaatttgttaatacATACTTTGTAAACAActctaacaaattgtaatatatatatatttatatatacacaatttgtaaaatataaaaatatatttatatatataaacatatatttatgtttttgaatatatataaatatttatgcttttatatatatatatatataaatatttatatttttatatataatatgtatatatgtaggggcggggcgggggaaatgcggagcggggttgggccctcccagccccccgcccccgctagggggactagatgcggggcggggtACCTCGCCCCCGCCCATGCGAGGCAGTGTTACCTGCCCTGCCATGGCTGCAGCGGGGCGAACGAGAGCGGGGTAGCGGGGTGCGGGGCCTTGCTGCCCACACCTAATATGGAGTCTTGATGGAGGCAGAGGCAGGGACGGGGTCTTGATGTGATCTATTGTCACTCCCTTGGTCTATTCACTTTTGCTTGGTTGTCTATGTTTATTCTCTTTATCGGGTGTGTAGTTTTAGTCTTTAGAGGTTGGTGTTGCCATACCATCCATGTTTTTTTATCAAAGTGCTACCAATTGACATGTCGATTGAATGTCTTTAGTATTGCAACCGCTACTTGCTTGTGTTGGAATGGATGTAGATGGAAGGACACGTTTGCCCCTTCGCAGGCCATCCCCAACCCAATTACCAAAAGTAAAGGCCCAACATCAAAAGGCACCAAAGACAATGGGGAGGAGGCCCAGAGAAGGATGGGAAAGGACAAGATAGTCCCTACTAGGCTACATCCCCAGGCCACTCCACCTCTAATGATTGTGTATGGGTCCAGAGCTCATCTTTGATAGGAAGCGTCACATTTCCCAAGACACAAAGACTCAAAGGAAACAAGAGCCCCCTAAGAGGGGACACCACGTTAAATGCAACTGGATGTCGTCCCCAGACACAAAACCTTGGCGTGGGTCGAGACATCCTAACAGGGGATGTCACATCAAATGCAACGACACACTGTTTGATGTGGGGGAAGACACTCCAAGCACCTAGAGAGCAGTACCCTACCAAGCCAAAAGGGTATAAAAGCCCTGCTTAAGATACAATTCAAACATTCATTCCATTAATCTATCTAGCTTTCTCACCCTAAAACACacactgacttaagcatcgtgGCACACCAGGCCCCTCTACCTTCCTTGCCTTAGGTGATCGGTGAAGTAAGGTAGGGTGCAAACCACATCTTTaagaatagatatatataaattgatgggaaacaattaaatattaaagtttCCACCATGATATATACTATCAATGAATGGTATCTTACAAATTTCCCATTGTGGAGGTTGATGCTCTAGCTATATATAAGTGAGGGGTTAATCCGTTGCGTGATTAtaattcacatatatatatatatagctagctagctataatttttctttgggaTTGTGGCCCTTGTATTGGCAAGTGTAACATGGGGCGTTGTGCTAGGAGTAACATTCTCCTAGTAAGGAGctgattttcaatatttttattttttaattttaatgggcATTtcaaatcttctaaattaagGCATCATTTAGAAGTTAGATTGAATTGAGATTAATtcaattcagtttaattttaagatgagtctaatatctaaatacataattttaaaattattaaatttatcttaattcaaaatatttttcaactcaacaactCTTTACACACGGAACCTACaacttttttttactttctataaatacatataaattcatattaacatctaaacacatctaaaattatcttatataagttttattaaACTCACCTCATAATcttaatttactattatttattaaaaaaaaattaactcatTTCAATATCTAAACGGATTCAGAATCTAATCAGGCTAAAACAAACCTAGATACATGCATGATCAATGTAAGTCCAGCCCATGAATTTCAAATAAGGCAGATCATGGACGACTTGACTTATAGTACTGTACATACGCGTGTAAAAGCTATTTGTCAAGGAATGCTTTAAAGGAACATTAAATACTCTTTTAAATATTAGTGCGTAATTTGATGTGTTGACTTTTAGTAATCAAATCAACTCTTAGCACAAGGAAAAACACTGTACTTGGTTTGAAGTTAGATATTCAAAGCAATCAAGTCCTCGCAAGCAATGCAATATATAGCTTAAGACAGTAGTACTCACtagtaaattttcaaattaaattatttatttatttattatataataataaaataattctaatttaaaagaatagatttaacttttttattattaatttatttaatttgatcatatttaatttatttaattttatccaaCACATGAAGCCGTGCATTATTAAAAACTTAGAAACATAGCATCTTATATTCATGACTTATGGACGTTATCGATGCAGGCCAATGCCACCATGGCAGTAAATAAAAATGGCATCataaaaagtaaaggaaaacatTCATGCACAAAGTCTTTCATAAAAAGCATTTGCTTGAAGGCAATTGtgatgagaagaaaaaagagacataataataaaatataaatttgatcTATGTATAGGAACAGTCAAATTTGGAGTTTATTTTGAAAGTTATTACAGCAGCACAGCTAAAGCCTAATTTTTTTGTACTTTAACTATTCCATTGTAGTCAATTGTAGTTgcctaataattaaatatacaatGAATTTAGCTTTTAACTAATCCATTAAAAATGCTTTAATATATCACATAAGAACATGATAattttaagagaattttatatattatactatcatcgtatttttgtttaattaaataaaatagagcatatttatcataattaaattagtatttattacatatttatgtcacattatatataataaaatagtgaTGTAGTATAGGAATATTCTTTCAGAACCGCTTTGGAGCGGTACCATCTGCTTTTGAGGTGAGACCAGCATCCAATAAACAACTGACACATTAGTAAGGTAGTAAAAAATTCTATGAGGACCACTCCATCAGATCCCTCCTCTCACCatcgtccctctctctctctctctcttaccgAACCCAGATCCCTTCCCTCACCCCTCATCTTTCTCTCTCACTGAATCCAAATccctcccccctctctctctctctctctctctctctctctctctctctctctctctctctctctctctctctctctcaccgaaCCGTGTGTTCTTCACCCACGTCGCTAATGTTTCTTGCTCAGGCTTCAACCAACCCACTGCATCATATTCATTCTCCATTGTCAATATGTTTCACGCCATCCCAAACATTACAAGATGCATGCGCATAGATGCTTTTTTGGAGAAATGGGTAAAATCGTGCTGAAGAACAGTAAATTTCTTGATGATGGAAGAAACCAGTGAAAGATGCTTGGCAACTCGGGCCAATCAATGTGGTTTAATTCAACTATATTTTCGCTTTCCCAAATATTGATAACGAAGATGTTTTCGGTCTTACTCTCAAACAACAACACAGATCAACAAATTATAGGGCACCTCAACCAACCATCCTTAATTGATTTTACAGTCCAAACAAATGCTAAATTCAAATCCAACCATGTATAAGATTTTGGTTCCATGTATAAGATTCTTGTTTGGCCAAGTATAAATTCTGGTTCGGCCATCTTCGAGCTCCATCTTTGGCCATATGGATTCGGTGAGACCTTCAGACGAGGGTGAGGGGAGGTGAGCACCCACGGCGTCGAGGGAGTGAGAATTTAGCTTCGTGGGTTCGGTGAGAGACGAGGGTGAGgggaggtgagggatttggcaTTTTGGCTTCATGGGTTAGTGAAAGATAGACGAGGGTGAGGTGCGGGATCTGTGGTCACGACGTCGAGCGGGTGCCTACGTGGTGGGTTCGGTGAGGGGAGGTGAGGGATTTGTGTGGGATAACACAATGAGAGAGACGAGGGTGAGCCCAAAATAGGGGAGAGAAATTTAACTTCGGTGTAGTGCGGATGCATCTTGAGTCTGATGGGTGGGCAACGTGGCAGGTTTACATTGATTGCTGGTTTCATACGTTTAATAGATGTACCGGTACTGAAAAGTTATTCTCATATTCTTTACTTTACGAGATTACGTAGTAGAAGAGCATTTCTCTTCTAAAAGTCGTAGCTAGCGACGAAAAGCGTACACGTAGGGTACGTATGCACCACATCACGTGCAACCTTGCCAGTGgaggaaattttataaaattcagtCATTTTTCCTCGAGTCGTGCACCCTAATTTGCCACGTACACGTAGGGACGTAGGGTATATCCAGTttgttttgatttataaaatttgatttactaataaaagaaggaaaatgaacaTGCAAAGCTCGAGCTAGCCGGTTCGTTCCGAACCGGAGCTGATTTTTATTGAAGGAAAGTGATAATTAAACATACACATGCAGCAGACACATGAGCACAATGACAATGGCCTTATTACACAAGCAATTAACATGAGAGAAACCACACAGTACTGCAAAGACATTATTTCGCTTAATTCCCAAGCTCAACAGGTTCAAAACCTCTCTCAATCGATGCCTTGACTGCATCCATTACCAGTTGTGTCTTCCTACTGATGCTTGGCCACTTCTTCTCAGGTCTCGAACCCTTCACTTTAATGGCTTCTACCAAACTGGCAAATTCCCTCACCATCAGAACCTCCTGAGGAAGATGTGTGGTAACAGTGTGCTCACTTGGCTGTGGTGCCCATGCTGTCACGAGCTCATTGAATCCCAACTCTGTCCCGGCATAAAATGAGGCTTCGTGCTCTTCAAAAGGGGCAACAAAATCATGAAGACGTAAAGTACCCTTAGTGCCAATAGCAGTTAAATCCATAGTCAGATGTGACAAGAAACAGCAGTAAAAGTTTGCGATCTGCCCATCTTCCCAATATAGAGTACCACCACAAGACATAATCACTCCTGCTTCATTAAATACAGGCCCGCGCAAGGCTATTACCTTTTTTGGCAACTCATAGTCAGCAGCCCACAGGATTGCCCTGATGGCATACCAACCAACATCTCCAAGAGCACCTTGCGCGTCAAGATCTGGCTTCACACGAATGTCTTTCTTAAGAAATTCAGGATCGACGCCCAGTGTAAACCAGCTGTTTATCTGTGGCCAACAGAAGCATTAATTTATCTTAGGACAATATTAAACTCTCCACTCAAAACTGAATTTGCTGTCAACAGCTAACATTAATCAATGTTTTTACTTAAACGtaatttttaagattaaaaagtagaacttttaataatgttaaaacTATTACGGCTCATAAGGCAACTCTGGGCAAACCTAAAACAATCAATAGAAGCGAAACCCAAAGAAGTGAACTTTCATACCAATTTGAGCTGCCCGAAACGCTGTTTATCCGAGAGGAACTCTCTCATCTTGGCGGTCCGAGGGTGGTGCATCCACATGGTGCCGTCCATGAACTGCACCCCATTAGAGTCGCAAGCCTCGATGATAATGTCGAACTCGGCAACGTTAAGGGCGACGGGCTTCTCGAGCAACACGTGCTTCTTCTTCTGGGCAGCCAGGACTGCCCACCGGGCGTGCAGACTGGTGGGTAAGGGTACGTATACGGCGTCGACGTTCGGGTCGTCGAGGACTGCCTCGTAGGAGCCGTAGATCTTGGCGTCGGGGGGCAAGTTGTTGGCGGACGCAAAGGCCTTGGCCTTCTCGAGAGAGCGGCTACCAATGGCGGCGACTGTAGCGTTGGGAGCGAGCGAAATGGCCCGCGAGACCTTTCGGGCTATATCGGCGCATCCGAGTATTCCTATTCGAACCTGCGTTTCAGCCATCTGTAGAGGTGAGAGTGTTAGCAGCGCTTGGGTAGCTGGGATGATAGTGGAGAAAGAGTctcttgtgttatttattatttttattttagaatggTAGCTGGGAACAGATTCGACGTGACAAGGCTTCGTGGCGCAACGAACCAAAAGACTTTTGTACGGAAACAGAGTGATAAGCATTTGTCTTACGTGTCATCTTCTGATTGAATAGTGTAAAAAGTATAAATACACTAAATCCTGCTGCAGccgctcaaaaaaaaaaacaaactcctgaaattcttttttttttatcagataTATCATGATTTTGTACATGAAATTATCTATGATGTTTACCACCCACAATCTTGATCTACCCCTCGGTGCCTTTCGGATTGCGTCTAGAAGAttggataaataaaaataaaatgaaaatcaaaCCAACCTAAAATTGCTCgagaagagagagagctagATGAGAGAAAAGATTTGGTGAAAGAGAGAGCTCAATGAGAGATTGAGGGGGTGGGAGTTTggtgagagagaaagaaaggggATTTGATAAGAGAGATGGGTTCGGTGACGAgtctaaaattgaaaataaataaaaaaaagataatagaataaaaagcTACATTAGGTGTAGAATGTGAGGTGAATAATatctaatatataacatatatttttGTAGATTCTTCCTTGCAATAATCTTGGTTAACGGTTGAAAGATTATTCTTCTCAACCTTATCTCTTCTTGtcaaatttgtataaaaaaagtTTCCTTTTGAAATGATCATTTCTTCCCCCTATTTTCCAATATCTTGGTTTTAACTAGATTTAGATTAATTGAATTGAAGAATGTATCATACCAGTCTCATATTCTATCATCATTAAAGGATCACTAACTAAATGCTTCCATCTATCTCGTGGCTTAAGATAATAAAACCTTATTTCTCCATTTCTATTTATCTTAGGAAGTGAGGTCCTATCAATGTTAATCCTTAGAGAAGAACTACGAAATAACATAGAATGAATCATTCTCTATATGAGGGGTTCATCCCTTTATCATCTTCTTTTCACAatcttttacaaattatttagaTTTTACGCTTCTTCGTTGAGACAAAAGTAAATCTTGAAAACCCATCGATTCATTTCAGCAACAATACTCCCACAATAACCATTGGAGAAATAAGAGAGATTTTAAACATCAAAGTGTCCCCTCTGTAACTAAGATATCTTGGTCTTCCTCTTTATCTTCGGGCTTCAAAGAAACCTCTCttcaaagaaatccaaaaaaaaatccaaaccagATTGTAAGGatggaaatcaataattttatttcaagcCGGTAGAACCACTTTAATCATATCTATAGCCAACTCTTTTCCTCCATCCTACATTATGTCATCTATTTGGATTCTAAAATCAATTACTAAGCAACTTGATGCTTCCCTCAAATGTATTTGGTGGGatattgatataaaaaaagagagattttaAACATCAAAGTGTCCCCTCTGTAACTAAGATATCTTGGTCTTCCTCTTTATCTTCGGGCTTCAAAGAAACCTCTCTTCAAAGAAATCCAAGAAAAAATCCAAACCAGATTGTAAGGatggaaatcaataattttatttcaagcCGGTAGAACCACTTTAATCATATCTATAGCCAACTCTTTTCCTCCATCCTACATTATGTCATCTATTTGGATTCTAAAATCAATTACTAAGCAACTTGATGCTTCCCTCAAATGTATTTGGTGGgatattgatataaaaaatttcataaatatacTCTAAAATCTTGCCAGTCCATCTATATGCCTAAACCCTTTGAGGTCCTTGGTCTCAAAAAATTTCTTTGTTCAACAAAGCCCTCCTTTCTAAATTTGCATGGTTCTTCATTATTGGCTATAATAGTCTTTAGAAGTAGTTTCTAACtagaaaatactaaaaaaatttaatttcttgaaattatCTTCTAAACCAACCAATTCTTGGTTTTGGAAATGCCTAAAACCGAAAGATTTCATCAAATTTAGTATTTGTTTCAAATTAACAATGGAATCTCAGCTAATCTCAACAAGAGCTTAGGCAAATCCCTAGATCCCCTCTTTACAATCCTCGAGGGCTCATCCAAGTCAGAACAATCTCATAATTGACCCAAACATGAAAGT
This is a stretch of genomic DNA from Carya illinoinensis cultivar Pawnee chromosome 15, C.illinoinensisPawnee_v1, whole genome shotgun sequence. It encodes these proteins:
- the LOC122295479 gene encoding uncharacterized oxidoreductase At4g09670-like, whose product is MAETQVRIGILGCADIARKVSRAISLAPNATVAAIGSRSLEKAKAFASANNLPPDAKIYGSYEAVLDDPNVDAVYVPLPTSLHARWAVLAAQKKKHVLLEKPVALNVAEFDIIIEACDSNGVQFMDGTMWMHHPRTAKMREFLSDKQRFGQLKLINSWFTLGVDPEFLKKDIRVKPDLDAQGALGDVGWYAIRAILWAADYELPKKVIALRGPVFNEAGVIMSCGGTLYWEDGQIANFYCCFLSHLTMDLTAIGTKGTLRLHDFVAPFEEHEASFYAGTELGFNELVTAWAPQPSEHTVTTHLPQEVLMVREFASLVEAIKVKGSRPEKKWPSISRKTQLVMDAVKASIERGFEPVELGN